Proteins encoded within one genomic window of Humulus lupulus chromosome 1, drHumLupu1.1, whole genome shotgun sequence:
- the LOC133780582 gene encoding uncharacterized protein LOC133780582 — MPNYVNFLKDILTKKRRLGEFETVALSEGCSAILKSKIPPKLKDPGSFTIPCFIGGRDIGRALCDLGASINLMPMSIFKKLGIGEARLTTVTLQLADRSMAHPEGKIEDVLVQVDKFIFPANFIILDYEADRDVPIILGRPFLATRRTLINVQKGELTMRVNDQQVTFNVFNAMKFLDEVEECSRLSVIKSIVAEKFQKEACKDGVGVRRPFESLNLSERNFKPPKPSIQEPPKLELKPLPSHLKYAYLRDNETLPVIISAMLGAEKESLLLAVLKKYTRAIGWTMADIKGISPSFCMHKIMLEDCCNNSVEQQRRLNLIMKEVVRIEIIKWLDYGIVYPISDSSWVSPIQCVPKKGGVTVVANQNNELIPTRQVTGWRVCMDYRKLNKATRKDHFPLPFIDQMLDRLAGKEFYCFLIGYSGYNQISIAPEDQEKTTFTCPYGTFAFRRMPFGLCNAPATFQRCMMAIFSDMVEKSLKVFMDDFSVFGESFDTCLDNLEQVLARCEETNLTLADAQLNYTTTEKELLVVVFAFDKFRAYLVGTKVVVYTNHSTIKYLIAKKDAKPRLIQWVLLLQEFDLEIRDRKGTENQVADHLSRLEAGSEKQNEGPIKEKFPMSNCWL; from the exons atgcccaactatgtgaaTTTTTTGAAAGATATTTTGACTAAAAAGAGGAGGCTTGGTGAATTTGAAACAGTGGCATTGAGTGAAGGTTGTAGCGCTATATTGAAGAGtaaaattcctcctaaattgaAGGATCCAGGCAGCTTCACAATTCCTTGTTTTATTGGTGGTAGAGATATTGGTAGAGCACTTTGTGACTTGGGGGCtagtatcaatttgatgcccatgtcaaTTTTCAAGAAGTTGGGGATTGGCGAAGCAAGACTAACCACAGTCACTTTGCAGTTAGCAGATCGTTCTATGGCACACCCggaaggaaaaattgaagatgtACTTGTGCAAGTTGATAAATTCATTTTTCCGGCCAATTTCATCATCCTTGATTATGAAGCGGATAGAGATGTTCCTATTATCttgggtaggccatttctagctacCAGGAGGACCTTGATTAATGTACAAAAAGGGGAGCTTACTAtgagggtgaatgaccaacaagtGACTTTCAACGTGTTCAATGCTATGAAGTTTCTGGATGAGGTTGAAGAATGCTCTAGGCTAAGTGTAATTAAGTCTATTGTCGCTGAAAAATTCCAGAAGGAAGCTTGTAAAGATGGAGTGGGGGTGAG GAGGCCTTTTGAGTCATTGAACTTGTCGGAAAGGAATTTTAAGCCTCCTAAGCCTTCTATTCAAGAGCCACCAAAATTAGAGTTGAAGCCTTTGCCTAGtcacttgaagtatgcttatttgaGAGATAATGAGACCTTGCCTGTGATTATTTCAGCCATGTTAGGAGCTGAAAAAGAGAGTTTGTTGCTGGCTGTTTTGAAGAAATACACAAGGGCCATTGGTTGGACTATGGCAGATATCAAGGGGATAAGTCCCTCATTTTGTATGCATAAAATTATGTTGGAGGATTGCTGTAATAATTCTGTTGAGCAGCAGCGAAGGCTTAATCTTATCATGAAGGAAGTGGTCAGAATAGAGATAATTAAGTGGCTTGATTATGGAATTGTTTACCCAATTTCAGATAGTTCTTGGGTCAGCCCAATTCAGTGTGTTCCTAAAAAAGGTGGAGTCACAGTGGTGGCTAATCAAAATAATGAGTTGATTCCCACAAGACAAGTGACGGGGTGGCGTGTTTGTATGGACTATCGGAAGTTGAATAAGGCTACTCGTAAAGACCACTTCCCGCTGCCATTCATTGACCAAATGCTTGATCGGTTGGCTGGAAAAGAGTTTTATTGTTTCCTCATTGGgtattcaggctataatcaaatTTCTATCGCGCCggaagaccaagagaagactaccTTTACTTGTCCTTATGGCACCTTTGCCTTTAGAAGGATGCCTTTTGGGCTGTGCAACGCCCCTGCCACTTTCCAACGTTGTATGATGGCAATATTCTCAGATATGGTGGAGAAGTCTCTTAAAGtcttcatggatgatttttcagtaTTTGGGGAGTCTTTTGACACTTGTTTGGATAACTTGGAGCAAGTCTTGGCtagatgtgaagaaacaaacttg ACATTAGCCGATGCCCAATTGAACTATACTACCACCGAGAAAGAGCTTTTGGTGGTGgtgtttgcttttgacaagtttagagCTTATCTTGTGGGCACTAAAGTGGTAGTTTATACAAACCATTCAACGATCAAGTATCTAATtgccaaaaaggatgctaagccaCGACTTATTCAATGGGTGTtgcttcttcaagaatttgacttggaaATTCGGGATAGAAAAGGAACGGAGAACCAAGTGGCTGACCACTTATCTAGACTTGAAGCTGGAAGTGAAAAGCAAAATGAAGGGCCTATTAAAGAGAAATTCCCAATGAGCAATTGTTGGTTGTGA